A part of Bacillus rossius redtenbacheri isolate Brsri chromosome 1, Brsri_v3, whole genome shotgun sequence genomic DNA contains:
- the LOC134546150 gene encoding protein PAT1 homolog 1, which produces MCVRIKSHENTFSCRVQMANSFFGFNNPLNEQEEGLHDDFDFDFEDEEEEYDALNDETFGADASEGDWEHDHEKLVEITEKSRVHHSSYNGSTDHEDLELEAALGQLVLDDINDDRDHEKDDKVKKDKSFKNNFVYSSSAPSVFPSPWSTDSSIKESSNALPDLPPGKTVRTVEELERQLISQSRTANQRAAVSGKHLESVGKDIKGKIIHNQESAYLLARTVGRGQPLRQNGVVMVRPFLQQAAQGVGILPRPMAGMGIPPDVRHLQQQQQNRFLVPASDFHLFPPPPPFVIRQHFQPPPCGRLLLGPYPRQGFHSPDTSMFRPMMHHNNLYNSGFRDRQYTSGLRHQEPYFKHRDNSHHQNYRPHQNLHCRVDDEYAGMMSDREKTWLQNIQQLQLNSSPPHIDDYYYTIFSSRQADKKNGENCRNRERRDSYNKDQQGTSKVYTPAQFENSLGKLQVGSVTAPRKIIDMDVVHQEGVENIAVAAPRDMRKLKQILLEVERLYLLLLQLEDLSSPMPELREAVQDSKEALQQKILATLLADDWFVNILSFHKGKKLFVRFLRHVTDPHQTSALWARLLGGLVAIVRYDPDGAGVVLEMFPFFSRWLQGATPTCFAELASSVVRAEEQRRGRRSILSLVLSDRFGVSVLAVMLVRAQSLYPSLDESGQAVWLRLLRLLVDAVDLMPENTLVKPLQSVDVSALTNHFASCGFELTDQTHQKLKQIFCPSL; this is translated from the coding sequence ATGTGTGTCCGTATTAAAAGTCATGAAAATACTTTTTCCTGCAGGGTACAAATGGCAAATTCTTTCTTTGGTTTTAATAATCCTCTAAATGAGCAGGAGGAAGGCCTGCATGACGATTTTGATTTCGATTTCGAAGACGAGGAAGAGGAGTACGATGCCCTGAATGATGAAACGTTTGGCGCAGATGCATCTGAAGGTGACTGGGAACATGACCATGAGAAACTTGTGGAAATAACTGAAAAATCTAGGGTTCATCACAGCAGTTACAATGGTTCTACAGATCATGAAGATTTGGAACTAGAAGCAGCTCTTGGACAGCTAGTATTAGATGATATCAACGATGATAGAGATCATGAGAAAGATGACAAAGTTAAAAAGGATAAgtcttttaaaaataactttgtttACAGCAGCTCGGCTCCCTCAGTTTTTCCGTCACCTTGGTCGACCGATTCTAGTATCAAGGAGAGTAGTAATGCTTTACCAGACCTACCTCCAGGAAAAACAGTACGCACTGTGGAAGAATTGGAACGCCAGCTTATATCACAGAGTAGGACTGCAAACCAAAGGGCGGCAGTTTCAGGTAAACACCTAGAAAGTGTTGGCAAAGATATTAAAGGGAAAATAATACATAATCAGGAATCAGCATATTTATTGGCTAGGACTGTGGGGCGAGGACAACCTCTTCGACAAAATGGGGTGGTCATGGTTCGTCCATTTTTACAGCAGGCAGCGCAGGGTGTTGGCATTTTACCTCGTCCAATGGCTGGCATGGGTATTCCACCAGATGTGAGACATCTTCAGCAGCAACAGCAAAACAGATTTCTTGTACCAGCTTCAGATTTCCATCTCTTTCCACCACCACCTCCATTTGTGATTCGTCAACACTTCCAGCCACCACCTTGTGGAAGATTGCTATTAGGACCTTACCCTCGCCAGGGTTTCCACTCTCCTGATACTTCCATGTTTCGACCAATGATGCATCACAACAATTTATACAATTCAGGCTTCAGGGACAGACAGTACACCTCTGGTTTGCGACATCAAGAACCATACTTTAAACATCGAGACAATAGCCATCATCAAAATTATCGTCCACATCAAAACTTACACTGCCGTGTAGATGATGAGTATGCTGGCATGATGTCCGATCGCGAGAAAACGTGGCTTCAAAATATTCAGCAGTTGCAGTTGAACTCTTCGCCTCCGCACATAGACGACTATTACTACACCATTTTTTCATCACGTCAGGCAGACAAGAAGAATGGGGAGAACTGCAGAAACAGAGAGCGGAGAGACAGTTACAATAAGGATCAGCAAGGAACTTCGAAAGTTTACACTCCTGCACAGTTTGAGAACTCTCTGGGCAAATTGCAAGTGGGAAGCGTGACTGCCCCACGGAAGATAATAGACATGGACGTGGTACACCAGGAAGGGGTGGAGAACATAGCTGTGGCAGCTCCGAGGGACATGCGCAAACTGAAGCAGATACTCCTGGAGGTGGAGAGGCTCTACTTGTTGCTGCTACAGTTGGAGGACTTGTCGAGCCCCATGCCGGAGCTGAGGGAAGCCGTGCAGGACTCGAAGGAAGCCTTGCAGCAGAAGATCCTCGCCACACTGCTGGCTGATGACTGGTTTGTCAACATCCTGTCGTTCCACAAAGGGAAGAAGCTGTTCGTGCGCTTCTTGCGTCACGTGACGGACCCCCACCAAACGTCCGCTCTGTGGGCTCGCCTGCTGGGAGGCCTCGTCGCCATCGTGCGGTACGACCCGGATGGCGCGGGTGTCGTGCTCGAAATGTTCCCTTTCTTCAGCCGCTGGCTCCAGGGGGCCACGCCGACGTGCTTCGCGGAGCTGGCGTCCTCCGTGGTGAGGGCGGAGGAGCAGCGCCGGGGCAGGAGGAGCATCCTCTCGCTCGTACTGAGCGACCGGTTCGGGGTCTCTGTGCTGGCCGTGATGCTGGTGCGCGCGCAGTCTCTCTACCCGTCCCTGGACGAGAGCGGGCAGGCAGTGTGGCTGCGACTGCTGCGTCTTCTGGTGGATGCTGTGGACCTGATGCCTGAAAATACGCTCGTCAAGCCACTGCAGTCCGTGGATGTGTCTGCCTTGACCAACCACTTTGCGAGTTGCGGGTTCGAGCTGACCGACCAGACGCACcaaaagttaaaacaaattttttgtccTTCTCTTTAG